Sequence from the Camelus dromedarius isolate mCamDro1 chromosome 12, mCamDro1.pat, whole genome shotgun sequence genome:
ttaaaatgttcgACTTGATCTTTCCCTGCTGATAGCTAGAATCTATACTGTTATCATCTTCTTTTCTAACTATAGAAGATGGACATTGTGAGCGGAGATCGAAGGACTATTGTGCCAACATGTCACAAGAACTGAAGTTGCTCCTGGGACCTTTCTGGTGCTTGTGATCAGGTGATCTAGAGCACAAGATGTCAAAGCCACCAGAAGAATAGAGAAGTCCCTGGATGCAACTTCCCGTTTTCAATTTCCACACTTGTCCACATTAGAAGAGTAGATCAGATTGGTGCCCTCCTTCTCAAGTATCCCCTGATAATTCCTCTGGCTTcctttttttaactaaatataaCTTATTATCATTAAGGAGGTTGAACAAAGAGGGGAGCATGAGGAAAGacgaaaggaaggaaagaagagaaaaaggaagggggtAAGGAAGGAATGCCAGGAGATCATAGGACTAAGTGATTTAACCTATAAAATACTTATTGAAATGTTCTCCTTTGTATTCGCACTTAGTTTGAGCCTTAGTGTTTCCTAATCCCATGATATTGCGGGAGATCATGAAGCCAATCTGACCTCTGTCCTCGGAACATTACCAGAATACACCAGGGAGTCTTAAGTTACTAAAGAGAACCATAGCAGCAGTAACATTAAGTCTTTACATTTGTTTCTGCCATTCATGAATGTCCCACTAAAATTAAAATCCACTTCAAGAACAGAATAatcagacacatttttttttaatcactttctcATTTTCACTCCATCCCTGAGTTCTCCTTTTTGCCCCACAGTCTCCTCATGGCGATTTTCACCTCTGCGTTTCTGAGTGTGTAGATGATGGGGTTCAGCATGGGGGTGACCACCGTGTAGAACATGGCCACCAGTTTGTCCTCAGTGAAGGTGGAGGAGGGTCGCATGTAGAGGAAGATGGCAGGACCAAAGAACAACATGACCACTGTGATGTGAGAGGCACAGGTGGAGAGGGCTTTGCGTCTCCCCTCTGAAGAATGGTTCCTTAAGTTGACCAAGATGACAATATAGGAGGACACCAAAAGGAGGAAGGAGCACAGAGCAATTAAGCCACTGTTGGCCAACACAATAAGCCCCTCCACAGAGGTGTTGGTGCAGGCAAGCTTGAATAATGGCTCGAGGTCACAGAAGTAGTGGTCAATCACATTGGGGCCACAGAAGGGCAATCGAATGGTGATAAGAATCTGAATTATGGAATGAATAAAGCCCCCAAACCAGGAACCAGCCACCAGATGGTGACACACAGGCCGGCTCATGATGGTTGTGTAGTGAAGGGGTTTGCAGATGGCTacatagcggtcataggccatcaccACAAGCAAGAGTATCTCAGTGAccccaaagaagtgaaagaagaatATCTGAGCCACACAGCCCTCCAGGGAGATGGTTTTAATCTTGGCAAGTAAGTCTGTGATGAACTTAGGGACAACAGTGGAGGAATAGCTGATCTCCACCAGGGACAGGTAGCtaaggaagaagtacatgggggaaTGCAGACTCTTACTGACTTTGACCGTCAGAACGATGAGACCATTGCCCACCACCGTGGCCACGTACACAGGAAGAAACACCACAAAGCACACTCTCTGCACCTCTGGGTCCTGGAAAAGGCCAGTGAAAATTAACTCAGTCACATTATTCGTAGTGGCCATGGACGCCACTTGAAGGTGGATCAAAGAGAAGAGACCTGTAATGAAACAGACACAGCCCTAACACCAGTNNNNNNNNNNNNNNNNNNNNNNNNNNNNNNNNNNNNNNNNNNNNNNNNNNNNNNNNNNNNNNNNNNNNNNNNNNNNNNNNNNNNNNNNNNNNNNNNNNNNNNNNNNNNNNNNNNNNNNNNNNNNNNNNNNNNNNNNNNNNNNNNNNNNNNNNNNNNNNNNNNNNNNNNNNNNNNNNNNNNNNNNNNNNNNNNNNNNNNNNCAAGGAAACTTTCTCCCTCTGCCTATATAAATCTGGAATTCTGCACACACTGTCTCGCTTGAAGCTGTGACTAAATGctattactctcattttgcagatgaagaaccAGAGGTTCAAAGAAGTGGAGTGGCTTGTCTGCAGTCTCACAACTAGCAGGTGGTCAGCTAGGACACCAGTCAGGGccacctgactccaaagcctagaGCAGGTTCTGAAGATCAGGAATCTGGGAGCGGCTTATCTGGGCGGTTCTGGCTCAAGGCCTCCCAGGAGCTTGCAGACAAGCTGTTGGCCTGAGGcagcagtcatctgaaggcttgacaaGGGTTGGAGAAGCTGCTTCCAAGATCACTTGGCTGTGGGCAGGAGCATCAGTGCCTCCTTATAGAAATCTTCTTATAGGGTTGCTagtgagagacagaaagacagacagacagacagacagagaagctGCAGAGTCTTTCAGAACATGATCGCAGAAGTAACATAACATCACTTCTGCTGAATTCTCTTGGTCATGCGGGCCAACCCTGGAACAATGCGGGAGATCAGTGGCACAGTGGGGTGTGGACACCAGGAAGTAGGCAGCACTGGGGGCCTTCTGGGTTGGAGAAcacatgggatttttttccccttctttttcttatctgaatgTCCTAAATTTGTTTTACCgtaaacatatataataaattataggGGGAAAAGCTACCAGCTGCTAGCAAGGGCATTTTCCTTCGCCCTGCTGTTGACTTGAATGCATCCCGTATTCACCTCCGTGTTCCTTTTCCAATCCTGTTTTCCTCCATCGCCTGTTCACACCCTAACGGAGGATCGCTTTCTCAGCCTGGTCCTCTGGCGCCATCTCGTGGCAGCATCCAAAACAGCCGTCCTTGGCTGACAGCTGTTAACTCCTGGGTCAGATGGTCTTACCTGCCTACAGGAAGGTGACTTTGGTAGGATGTAACTATCATTTATTGGGGAAAGCCTAGGGtctctttttccccttcagtGGACGCAGGGATCTTCCACATTCATCCACAAAGGGAGCTGTGGGATCGCAGAAAGGATGGGAGGGCTATAAGAACTTTGGGGGGCAGGGCTAGTCCGcttttctccctgcctccttctgctCTCCAGATGCCGACAGGACCCTCCACCCTGGCAGACCCTCGCTCAGCCAGGAGCGAGAAGGTGGTCCCTTGTTTCACAGCTCAGCATCTAATCTCCAAAAACTAAGCTTTCGCTTTAACAAGCCACTGGCCACAGGAAGTACTCAAAGAAAGCCTGGGTTCATGCTCACTTTAAAGAGCTTTGTAAAACTGGAcaaatatattctgaaataaGTTGTTGCTTATTGTATTGAGTCAAGAAGGGGAGAAATGTTAAGACTAATAAAAACTTTAGCCAAGTACTCTGTACTCAttgggaaaaattataaaatgtaggcaggtaaaaataaaactaaaagccgCCTGTAACCCCACCATCACATTATTCCGGAGTTGTTCTTGTCTTCTTATGCACGtgtctcattttttaatggaattattcCCTTATGGTTCCATAAATTGCTTTTCTCACTTCCACTTTAGCTGTTATAAGAGCCCAGGTGatcacttgatttttatttcccatgATATCTCAGTTTCTAGGCTCCACAAgggtagtctttttttttttccatctatgtgtaatttatttttttaacattttttattgatttataatcattttacaatgttgtgtcaaattccagcgttcagcacaatttttcagtcattcatggacatatacacactcattgtcaccaCAAGGGTAGTCTTTTACCAAATTAAGTGCTAGAAGCAGGAGACACTTGAGTGTCGGGCTAGATTTGGAACGAGTGCTGTCACTTCTGTGCACGTCCATGGTCCGAGGCAAATTGCACAGCCTTGTCTTAAGTGCAAGAGGAGAGGGGATACGTCAGCCCACCAGCATCACCCATCTCAGATCCACCCATCTCTCTGCAGATTCCCTGCCACAACCCTCCCACGTCACCATCATCTATTTCCAAAACCAGTGCTAAACCAGAGCCTCTGACAGACTTCCCTGcttccagcctcccctcctgcATCTCTTTCTTCCTACAGTGACCAGCACCGTCAGGACTCTTGTGGAAACCCTGATGGCCTCCCGCTGGCTGTCGACTAACCGCCCATCTCCTGACCACGGCTCACGAAGGCTGACTCGATCAGCCCCTGACAACCTCTCCGGCTTCATATGGTGCCCTTTGCTCCATCCCCAGCAAGGGCCCCAAGTCCATGGTCTTCTCACCACTCTTCAAAGTGCCAAGTTCATTCCCGCCTCCGGGTCTTGGCACACGCTGGCCCTCCTGCCCACGCCCTCCGGGGCTGCCTTCCCATTCCAGCCTCCACATGTCCGCAGACATACGTTCGATTCCTTCTTAGTTTCCTGTCTCTCCCGTGGGCCCTTAAATTCCACAAGGGCTGGGATCATGCCCGTTTTGTTCACAAACGTCTATCCTGAGGGCCCACTGCTGGCCTATGGTAGATGACCAACACAAATTTAAGCTGATAAATAAATAGCTACACTTACTGGGTGTTTAACGTGCCCTGGGCAATATGCTGAGTGTCTCAGCACGTTACCACATCAAGATCATAACCACGCACCCACGTGCAGAAAACTTACCTGCcatcttctttcttcctgaactTATCCTCTGCAGGGACATGACGCTGAAGCCTGGAAACTGCCCCGCGGAAGGTGTAGCAGTCAAAACACTCGGATGGATTCAAAACACATGTGGAAGATGCCCTCCTACGGAACTGAGGCTCTGAACTTCCTTGGCTCTAATAGGACGTCCACCTGCACCCGCCTCTGCTCAGGCACATGGCGCTGTGTATTCAAAAAGCCACAGATGCTGCCCGCCAGACACTCCAGGCAAACTTCAGCTCTCTGCACATACTGCTCATCAAAAGTAGAAAAGTTCTATGATTTCCACTTAGTTGGGGCAGGGAGAGAACTAAAAGCTTGGGCCTCCAAACTTTTGGACCCGCACCATCCTCTGTACCATCATCCATGCAGAAGCATCTCTTTCAAAGCAAACTATTTTCTATCCTCAGTGAGGGGAATAATCACGTCTGGAATAATTACACTGTCGTGTGCTCCAGATCTGTGCTTTTCTGCCTCATCAGAAAAATAATTACAGCAACAGACCTCGGGCAGACCTGAACAGACGAAGGGAATCCATGCCTGGAAAAGTGACCTGACTTCACCCAGGATTTCACAGtaaacaactcaggaatgtgctGGAATTGTCACTGGTTATTTTGCAGTTGGCAAGCAGGCCAGCATTTAGCCTGTCGTCTCCAGATGGTTGGGACAGGCGAGGAGGACGacagataaagaaagaaagggaagaggaagacagagattGAGAGGGTGCAATCAGCAAGGCAAACGAAAGGTCTGATGGGACCCCTTCCTGATCTGCCCAATGGCACTGGCCGCTGAGGACCTAGTGCAGCCTGGAGGGAACATGTCTCCCATTGAACGTGCTACATGGAGCGTAGCCTGTGCTGTGGAGGAAATCATACC
This genomic interval carries:
- the LOC105106893 gene encoding olfactory receptor 4B1; its protein translation is MATTNNVTELIFTGLFQDPEVQRVCFVVFLPVYVATVVGNGLIVLTVKVSKSLHSPMYFFLSYLSLVEISYSSTVVPKFITDLLAKIKTISLEGCVAQIFFFHFFGVTEILLLVVMAYDRYVAICKPLHYTTIMSRPVCHHLVAGSWFGGFIHSIIQILITIRLPFCGPNVIDHYFCDLEPLFKLACTNTSVEGLIVLANSGLIALCSFLLLVSSYIVILVNLRNHSSEGRRKALSTCASHITVVMLFFGPAIFLYMRPSSTFTEDKLVAMFYTVVTPMLNPIIYTLRNAEVKIAMRRLWGKKENSGME